The Prinia subflava isolate CZ2003 ecotype Zambia chromosome 15, Cam_Psub_1.2, whole genome shotgun sequence genome contains a region encoding:
- the PCLAF gene encoding PCNA-associated factor, which translates to MLRPLCQRPSPLTGSFPSLPAGAALGGKGSGRRAAPLPWRAAALRGGAGTAGMARTKVDQRGRAFRKVLVARAPRKALGSGSINARPPLPSPRGDRRPVGLNRVCVRPVPAWQRGISDFLKRPAKENRVPDGEMPGTSSLEAQTLPLDPAEDGECLEEEEM; encoded by the exons ATGCTCCGGCCATTGTGCCAGCGCCCCTCTCCCCTCACAGGGAGCTTCCCCTCGCTCCCCGCCGGTGCCGCGTTGGGCGGGAAGGGCAGCGGAAGGAGGGCGGCCCCGCTGCCTTGGCGGGCTGCGGCgctgcggggcggggcgggcacggccggcATGGCGCGGACCAAGGTGGACCAGCGCGGGCGCGCCTTTCGCAAGG TGCTGGTGGCCCGCGCTCCGCGGAAGGCGCTGGGCTCCGGCAGCATCAACGCGAGGCCGCCGCTGCCCAGCCCGAGAG GTGACAGGCGCCCTGTGGGGCTGAACCGGGTCTGTGTGCGGCCGGTGCCCGCCTGGCAAAGGGGCATCAGCGACTTCCTAAAGCGCCCAGCCAAGGAGAACCGGGTGCCCGACGGGGAGATGCCCGGCACCAGCAGCCTGGA AGCTCAGACCCTGCCACTGGATCCTGCCGAAGATGGAGAGTGcttggaggaagaggagatgtGA